The Drosophila nasuta strain 15112-1781.00 chromosome 2R, ASM2355853v1, whole genome shotgun sequence genome segment CCGACTGTCCCAGCACCTGTAAGGGACCGTATGGTTATATTGCCTACAACATCTCGCTGACCATCGACAAGCCCTGGGGCTTTGATGAGGTCTTTCGAAAGCCCATCAATGTCGTTcaaacactggatctcaatTACAACTCAGAGTTTGCGGTAGGTTCAATgttgacaaaacaaaattctacCTATTCTCAAGAAAAGTAAGACACTGTGGTATaaattatactgaaaatatactgtattatACCGAGTGTTATATTGTTATACTGCTAttacttcatttaaaatataccatattgccaatcaaatcaaaaaagaCCCGACTGAAACTGCCTTTATTGcagtataaaataattttttagttAACTTCTAAAACTTTTATCTGATAACTTTagattttattgtatataacattaaaattatacagttttgaatataattattataattatttagttattgaTTGAAAGTAGCTAAATTCactttgttaaattaaaatatttttttttatagcttttAACCGTAGAGTAGAGTGATaaagtagtatattttatgcgctttggaatattttcaaaatatgtagtTGTGGAtagatatatcaaataaagcttttggtatattttagtggtTTTAAGTATACACTTTTTTAgtttctaaaatataaaatatgaaagttTTTAGtgtgtaatttaaattgattgcaaattttcaaattttaataatactaaatacaaaaaaaatagtacatattgatattgttgattttaaaaatataatattacaatcAACTTTTGACTCTTTTATCGTTGCGAAATTCTTGTCATAGCTGCCTGTTAAGGATGAAAACATCAAGTACCTCTGCCATTGGCCATGTATCTCAGGTCCAATAAGTTCCAGCCTGGCTTTGCCAGCTTCTGGATTTACTCCACTCCAGGATGTTCCATTCTGTGTGGAGATCGACAACCAGTCACCACACTATGACATCATTGGCCTAGAGGTATCCATAAAACAGCACTTTGTGTTCCTCTCACGCAAGCCGGTGAAAAGGAATTTCTATACGAAGACACTCTGCAAGGAACTCTTAACAGATAGAACCTTGAGGTTGTCGAAGCGCATCTATGAGTCGAGCATTTGTGTGCCCATGGATACGCCGCGCTCCACTCTCAATCCGAATTACATTGTGTTTCTGCATTACACGCTCCAGGTTAAACTGAAAACAGGCTACTTTCACTATGACACGGATCTGTCTGTTCCAATTGTAATCGGTACGACGCCTCTGCAGCAACTACAGGCTGTTATCCGAACACATCAGCCGGCGAGACGGACTCCTACGCCGGAACGACAGCGCCTTATTGAGAGAGTGCAGCCTCGGCCAGCGACAGTGGCCGAGGAGCCGGCACAGGAGGCGGAAACGGCAGTAGATGAAACACATCAAGTGCTAGAGGATGATGAGCCTCCCTCGTATGACAGTTGTTGTGAGTTACGAACTTGAATGTATAAATATGGATTCACATTATTTGTTTACTCACTTATTGCAGTGCCGCCTTCGTTTAGCTTCGCCACCTTGGGTGGCAGCCAGCAGACACTGGCGAGTCAACCCTCTGGACAGCAGCGCATCCATTTGCCAAAGTTTCCGGGATTCAGCACATTTATTGGCACTGCGCCTGCTCATGGCTTAGGTGTGGAGGATTCCGGAATCGATATACACCACTATCGCTCCTATGGATCACTGGACACCGATCACACTGGTCGGAGTCTGGATACATTTGGCTCGCTCTGCGGTCCTTTGTCCGAGCAAGGCGAAGTTGAGGAGGAGGCTGAAGCAGGGGAACAATTAAGGGTGCTCGATGTTATGGCTCAGGTGCATGAATTGGCTCCTCTTCAGCCACAGGATGAGCATCAATTCTAAACGAAAGTGTCTTAAACGAAAAGTTAGTGGTATTATACGTAAGCGTCTAAATTTTTAAGTGTTCAGAGCTAAGAATTCAAACTATTTTTAGAGAACATCATAGCCCGTCTTATTATAGATcatatttatactttactGCCAtccaaaattaattaattaatcaaagcGAACTTATTATGTGccaaacaaacattttttagcATATTATTCCATGGCTTTTTACatgaaaaatactaacaaaaattattctatatattataaatcaaCTTAAACCCAATACGAATAagatctatatatatttaagctCGACTATGCGTTCATAATTGgacaataaatatgtatacactccagataacaacaacagttttctaaatattttgttcAATAAAACTATGGTCGAGTATGCTAGACTGTGGGATATCCGCCACtcaataataagaaaaataatgtggtgttattcttaaaatatacttctTGTAAAAGACACTAAAGTTATAATATACTTTTACCCTAAGGGTAGAGCGTTTAAAAACTGCCGACCAAAGTGCAACTCACTAAATTTGTGTTAAGCGTAATATTCACAGTATACATTGGTTTTAGGCTACATTTGTTTATCGCAAGATAACCATTTGCCCTGACGATGCATCGATCCATCGCGATGgaataaaaaggaaaataatttTACTCATCCGTCAAAAGAggaatttaacaattaaattttttgcttCGGCTTAGAAAAGACATCCTAGttacattaaattttttatatctCGTTTAGTGGTatttaataatcttttttCTTCCTGGAAGTCTTAAGCAGTTAGACATGGAAAACGTAATGATTACTTTAGAAATGTTATTACCTAAGTTAATTAGTTATTTCAGTTATTTATAACGGTCATttattaatgtcaatttaattttaaacatatttttaccTTTGCAATAGTTAAGTCGTTATCAGAACAACATTTGATAATTGAATTTAGATTAGGTTGcttgcataattttttttgttcaatgttgttttaaaatgaaaccaattatgatatatgtacatatataaaagtaaactTTGGGTTTGTAATCTTTGTGTGATTTGATGACGAATATGATTTACACATTGAATTACGATTGTAGTCAACAATTGTggatacgtatacgtatttattGGACTGTCATGATTCGCCTGTAAGTATGCAACACCTGGTAACAGTTCCATATAAGaaaaaatctatttaattaaatttgctaattgtttatgacgaacaacaacaatgtggaACAATAAGTGGCCATGCTATTTGCCCTGACACTTGTGGCACAGACCCGAGCCAACTTCGATTAGATAAACGCAATAATAACACTCGGGCGAACATGCATAATGCCGATAAGACCGATGAAACCGGGCTGTTTAATAGGGCAACCAATTGTCAACAAACAACCAGACACCAAGCGACAGTCAAACGGTAAACAGGTCGATAATGAGTCAACTCTACGACATCCAACTGGAGAGGCCTAGTGGGGTCTACTATGCTGGTGAGACGGTCAATGGCCACATCTACTTAACACTACCGGAGCGTGCTCTAATAAAAGGTAACAGCCAATGAGTCATAATCATAAGTGCCCTGGACTGCCCCATTGATAAGTCCACTCGCGAGGCGTGACTCATGTTTGAAGCGATTTGAAAGTGCATTTCGTAATTacctttttgttttcgttccACTCTTAGCAATTGCCCTGGAGTCAAATGGTTTTGCATACAGTTCTTGGCTGAAgccgcaaaagcaaaaagcttCAAAGAAACAACAAGTGGCCAAGCCGCCCTTGGCCTTTGAGAAACGAGCCGACTACTTCGCCAAGGTCGATTACTTTGTTGGATCGGAGCACGCTCTTCCGCAGATTATCGATGCGGGCACCTACAGATACGACTTCAGTGTGCAGTTGCCAATCAATTGTCCCAGTAGCTATGAGGGAGCTCATGGCCACATTCGCTACACTCTGCAGCTGATGTTGTACCGCTCAACGGATCAGGCAGCTGAGATGGCTGTGATGCGCACCCTGCAGGTGTTGCAACGTTGCGATTCATCGCCTGGCCAGCTGACAAGTCCCTGCGAGGTTCAAAGCATGGAACAGACTTCAAAGCTCAAGTTCTGGCAGCGaccgctgcagctgcaattggATATTCCCAGATCGGGCTATGAGCCGGGAGCATGCATCTCAGTGCACGTAAAACTGGATAACCCACAACAGCTGAAGTTGAAAACGCTGACCTATAAACTAAACCTGGTCAGCACCTACATGGGTCAACACCAAAGCAGACCCAAGCGTACCGAGTTTAAAGTGGAGCGTCGCTATTTGGTCAGCACCAGTCATCAGTTGAACGCAGTCCCACGCCACGAGCTGCTTAATTTTCAGCATTTGCAGACGTTGCAAGTGCCACAGACACCTGCCACACTGAGTGCAGACGTTTGTGCTTGCCTTCAGCTTAGCTACGAAGTGGAAGTCTTAGTGCAGACCACATCGCCAGAACGTTCCATCCTGGCCCAAATCCCAGTGATAGTGACGAATCCGACACCTCTGCAGGATTGCCAAGTGCAACAACCCATGGCTCGCACACCTTTCGATCCGATTGGCAAAGGCGCGTCCAGTTCACCTAATCAGACACCTGAACACAACTCTCTCGCGATGTCAGCACCGAATCTAAGCCAGTCGATGATCTCATTAAGTAAGTGAACATGTTTGTAGTTTTCCTTGCATTATAACTTAGTTATAATTTTAATCTCTTGACAGCTTCAAACTTTCGCGAGGCCGAATTCATGGTGGCCACTAATCTAAACAAGAAGGACAAGCACGCCATGTCTGGGGAGAACATAGATTTCAGACCGCGTTATTTATACTATGAAATGGAGCATGCCGAAACCGAAAAGGTGTTGTAAAAGAGGAAAACTGTGGAGTCAGTTTTGAGATTAGAG includes the following:
- the LOC132785421 gene encoding arrestin domain-containing protein 3 translates to MPTTCVFQLDRLNPIYNSGEYISGRILLRTDKVKRVNAVYVTLEGEAKVQWSMSGKSETSNYSGHQQYLHTRTNVFDNSLFRAGVHVYVLTLRIPPDCPSTCKGPYGYIAYNISLTIDKPWGFDEVFRKPINVVQTLDLNYNSEFALPVKDENIKYLCHWPCISGPISSSLALPASGFTPLQDVPFCVEIDNQSPHYDIIGLEVSIKQHFVFLSRKPVKRNFYTKTLCKELLTDRTLRLSKRIYESSICVPMDTPRSTLNPNYIVFLHYTLQVKLKTGYFHYDTDLSVPIVIGTTPLQQLQAVIRTHQPARRTPTPERQRLIERVQPRPATVAEEPAQEAETAVDETHQVLEDDEPPSYDSCLPPSFSFATLGGSQQTLASQPSGQQRIHLPKFPGFSTFIGTAPAHGLGVEDSGIDIHHYRSYGSLDTDHTGRSLDTFGSLCGPLSEQGEVEEEAEAGEQLRVLDVMAQVHELAPLQPQDEHQF
- the LOC132786242 gene encoding arrestin domain-containing protein 17, which codes for MSQLYDIQLERPSGVYYAGETVNGHIYLTLPERALIKAIALESNGFAYSSWLKPQKQKASKKQQVAKPPLAFEKRADYFAKVDYFVGSEHALPQIIDAGTYRYDFSVQLPINCPSSYEGAHGHIRYTLQLMLYRSTDQAAEMAVMRTLQVLQRCDSSPGQLTSPCEVQSMEQTSKLKFWQRPLQLQLDIPRSGYEPGACISVHVKLDNPQQLKLKTLTYKLNLVSTYMGQHQSRPKRTEFKVERRYLVSTSHQLNAVPRHELLNFQHLQTLQVPQTPATLSADVCACLQLSYEVEVLVQTTSPERSILAQIPVIVTNPTPLQDCQVQQPMARTPFDPIGKGASSSPNQTPEHNSLAMSAPNLSQSMISLTSNFREAEFMVATNLNKKDKHAMSGENIDFRPRYLYYEMEHAETEKVL